A region from the Vicia villosa cultivar HV-30 ecotype Madison, WI linkage group LG3, Vvil1.0, whole genome shotgun sequence genome encodes:
- the LOC131662346 gene encoding uncharacterized protein LOC131662346 isoform X1 — protein sequence MSLYLMINAMNKKKFSWPPEHKVTVRRNFERRGAAKMSQLLQDVRKDLEYRPGWMGADVWQQLLDHWNSLKFKKTSETNKRNRSSMDGASLHTGGSIPHRLHWKRMRKEKGADPSLTEFYFRTHRKKDQSWVGVHAESAYDKFEQKKLEISSQNPTIPGEDEADSQPTNEMPPDLDIWVESVGKKKGNRVFGLGTASKTLVSVSKKPSSLSSDSQEVDILRSQVHALNASLQRQEQEKMVMRQQLHRHEEKMAEANNKISFLMNHLGFVGSSSHPPQPINESDHTNEDVVDETDEEDLSNEF from the exons ATGTCTTTGTATCTGATGATAAACGCAATGAACAAG aaaaagTTTTCATGGCCACCGGAACACAAGGTTACGGTGCGACGTAACTTTGAAAGAAGAGGTGCAGCAAAGATGTCTCAGCTACTACAAGATGTTCGCAAAGACTTGGAGTATAGACCGGGTTGGATGGGAGCTGATGTGTGGCAGCAATTATTGGACCATTGGAATTCGTTAAAGTTTAAAAAAACATCTGAGACGAATAAAAGAAACCGGTCTTCTATGGATGGCGCATCTCTTCACACCGGAGGGTCTATTCCTCATCGTTTGCATTGGAAAAGAATG AGAAAGGAAAAGGGTGCAGATCCATCATTGACCGAGTTCTATTTTCGCACACATCGGAAAAAGGATCAAAGTTGGGTTGGAGTTCATGCTGAATCTGCATAT gATAAATTTGAACAGAAAAAGTTGGAGATTTCTTCTCAGAATCCAACTATTCCAGGAGAGGACGAAGCTGATAGTCAACCAACTAATGAAATGCCACCTGATTTGGATATATGGGTAGAGTCGGTTGGAAAGAAGAAAGGGAATAGGGTATTTGGTCTTGGAACCGCATCTAAGACTTTGGTTTCTGTATCAAAGAAACCCTCAAGTCTTTCAAGTGACTCTCAAGAGGTTGATATTTTGAGAAGTCAAGTCCATGCCTTAAATGCATCGTTGCAAAGACAAGAACAAGAGAAGATGGTGATGAGGCAACAATTGCATCGACATGAAGAAAAGATGGCCGAAGCGaataataaaatttcatttttaatgaatCATTTAGGATTTGTTGGATCTTCTTCTCATCCACCACAACCCATTAATGAAAGTGATCACACAAATGAAGATGTCGTCGATGAAACAGATGAAGAAGACCttagtaatgaattttga
- the LOC131662346 gene encoding uncharacterized protein LOC131662346 isoform X2 encodes MVFLIKKKFSWPPEHKVTVRRNFERRGAAKMSQLLQDVRKDLEYRPGWMGADVWQQLLDHWNSLKFKKTSETNKRNRSSMDGASLHTGGSIPHRLHWKRMRKEKGADPSLTEFYFRTHRKKDQSWVGVHAESAYDKFEQKKLEISSQNPTIPGEDEADSQPTNEMPPDLDIWVESVGKKKGNRVFGLGTASKTLVSVSKKPSSLSSDSQEVDILRSQVHALNASLQRQEQEKMVMRQQLHRHEEKMAEANNKISFLMNHLGFVGSSSHPPQPINESDHTNEDVVDETDEEDLSNEF; translated from the exons ATggtttttttaataaagaaaaagTTTTCATGGCCACCGGAACACAAGGTTACGGTGCGACGTAACTTTGAAAGAAGAGGTGCAGCAAAGATGTCTCAGCTACTACAAGATGTTCGCAAAGACTTGGAGTATAGACCGGGTTGGATGGGAGCTGATGTGTGGCAGCAATTATTGGACCATTGGAATTCGTTAAAGTTTAAAAAAACATCTGAGACGAATAAAAGAAACCGGTCTTCTATGGATGGCGCATCTCTTCACACCGGAGGGTCTATTCCTCATCGTTTGCATTGGAAAAGAATG AGAAAGGAAAAGGGTGCAGATCCATCATTGACCGAGTTCTATTTTCGCACACATCGGAAAAAGGATCAAAGTTGGGTTGGAGTTCATGCTGAATCTGCATAT gATAAATTTGAACAGAAAAAGTTGGAGATTTCTTCTCAGAATCCAACTATTCCAGGAGAGGACGAAGCTGATAGTCAACCAACTAATGAAATGCCACCTGATTTGGATATATGGGTAGAGTCGGTTGGAAAGAAGAAAGGGAATAGGGTATTTGGTCTTGGAACCGCATCTAAGACTTTGGTTTCTGTATCAAAGAAACCCTCAAGTCTTTCAAGTGACTCTCAAGAGGTTGATATTTTGAGAAGTCAAGTCCATGCCTTAAATGCATCGTTGCAAAGACAAGAACAAGAGAAGATGGTGATGAGGCAACAATTGCATCGACATGAAGAAAAGATGGCCGAAGCGaataataaaatttcatttttaatgaatCATTTAGGATTTGTTGGATCTTCTTCTCATCCACCACAACCCATTAATGAAAGTGATCACACAAATGAAGATGTCGTCGATGAAACAGATGAAGAAGACCttagtaatgaattttga
- the LOC131662346 gene encoding uncharacterized protein LOC131662346 isoform X3, with the protein MSQLLQDVRKDLEYRPGWMGADVWQQLLDHWNSLKFKKTSETNKRNRSSMDGASLHTGGSIPHRLHWKRMRKEKGADPSLTEFYFRTHRKKDQSWVGVHAESAYDKFEQKKLEISSQNPTIPGEDEADSQPTNEMPPDLDIWVESVGKKKGNRVFGLGTASKTLVSVSKKPSSLSSDSQEVDILRSQVHALNASLQRQEQEKMVMRQQLHRHEEKMAEANNKISFLMNHLGFVGSSSHPPQPINESDHTNEDVVDETDEEDLSNEF; encoded by the exons ATGTCTCAGCTACTACAAGATGTTCGCAAAGACTTGGAGTATAGACCGGGTTGGATGGGAGCTGATGTGTGGCAGCAATTATTGGACCATTGGAATTCGTTAAAGTTTAAAAAAACATCTGAGACGAATAAAAGAAACCGGTCTTCTATGGATGGCGCATCTCTTCACACCGGAGGGTCTATTCCTCATCGTTTGCATTGGAAAAGAATG AGAAAGGAAAAGGGTGCAGATCCATCATTGACCGAGTTCTATTTTCGCACACATCGGAAAAAGGATCAAAGTTGGGTTGGAGTTCATGCTGAATCTGCATAT gATAAATTTGAACAGAAAAAGTTGGAGATTTCTTCTCAGAATCCAACTATTCCAGGAGAGGACGAAGCTGATAGTCAACCAACTAATGAAATGCCACCTGATTTGGATATATGGGTAGAGTCGGTTGGAAAGAAGAAAGGGAATAGGGTATTTGGTCTTGGAACCGCATCTAAGACTTTGGTTTCTGTATCAAAGAAACCCTCAAGTCTTTCAAGTGACTCTCAAGAGGTTGATATTTTGAGAAGTCAAGTCCATGCCTTAAATGCATCGTTGCAAAGACAAGAACAAGAGAAGATGGTGATGAGGCAACAATTGCATCGACATGAAGAAAAGATGGCCGAAGCGaataataaaatttcatttttaatgaatCATTTAGGATTTGTTGGATCTTCTTCTCATCCACCACAACCCATTAATGAAAGTGATCACACAAATGAAGATGTCGTCGATGAAACAGATGAAGAAGACCttagtaatgaattttga
- the LOC131658814 gene encoding uncharacterized protein LOC131658814 produces MEDEANKEKQARNLMINRMMNIIFNKNEYDFPSLKEYNDYKEDATNMTFKLIEGEDVEFIEAKIERYVNENMELIETRNNQRTMEMQGPFWDEKIIMEFVESTSPGASSTNLKLTPFLTTLQNISPFKLFRKYNN; encoded by the exons ATGGAAGATGAAGCAAACAAAGAGAAGCAAGCAAGAAACCTAATGATCAACCGCATGATGAATATAAT ATTCAATAAGAATGAATATGATTTTCCATCTTTGAAAGAATACAATGACTACAAGGAAGATGCAACCAACATGA CATTTAAATTGATCGAAGGAGAAGATGTTGAGTTTATTGAGGCAAAGATTGAAAGATATGTGAATGAAAATATGGAATTAATAGAAACTCGTAATAATCAAAGG ACTATGGAAATGCAGGGaccattttgggatgagaaaATTATTATG GAATTTGTTGAGAGTACGTCCCCTGGAGCTTCATCAACGAATTTAAAGCTAACTCCGTTCTTAACAACACTACAAAATATTTCACCCTTCAAATtatttagaaaatataataattag